A genome region from Panthera uncia isolate 11264 chromosome A3 unlocalized genomic scaffold, Puncia_PCG_1.0 HiC_scaffold_11, whole genome shotgun sequence includes the following:
- the LOC125936670 gene encoding alpha-ketoglutarate dehydrogenase component 4-like, which produces MMGSKMASASRVVQVVKPHTPLIRFPDRRDDPKPNVSEVLRSAGLPPHSSSISQHSKGSKSPDLLMHQGPPDTAEIIKTLPQKYRRKLVSQEEMEFIQRGGPE; this is translated from the coding sequence atgATGGGCAGCAAGATGGCGTCTGCCAGCAGGGTCGTTCAGGTAGTCAAGCCACATACTCCATTAATAAGGTTCCCTGACAGAAGAGACGATCCTAAACCCAATGTATCAGAAGTTTTGAGATCAGCAGGACTACCACCTCACTCTTCTTCAATTTCACAGCATTCTAAGGGAAGTAAATCACCAGATTTGCTGATGCATCAGGGTCCTCCAGACActgcagaaataataaaaacattacctCAGAAATACAGAAGGAAGCTTGTGtctcaagaagaaatggaatttatCCAACGTGGAGGTCCGGAATAA